The Paraburkholderia sp. PREW-6R genomic interval CTCGTTCTAGCCGCCCGCAACTTTGGATTTGCAGTAGTCCAGCGCGTCTTCGAGCCGGTCGTTGCCCCAGAACATTTCATCGCCGACAAAAAACGTCGGCGCGCCAAAAACGCCGCGAGCCGCGGCCTCGTCAGTCTGTTTTCGCAGATGCAGTTTGTTCGCTTCGCTTTGCGCGTCGGCGATGATCTGCCCAGCGGGCAATGCCAATTCCTCCAGCACTTCGCTCACTACGTCCAGCGAACCTATGTCGCGGTCATGCACGAAGTTCATCTGCATGATCGCGCGGCAATAGGCGCCGATCCACGGACGATCCGTGCCCACCACCGCCACGCGTGTGGCAAGCAGCGCAGCGCGCGGGAAGGTGGTGGGCCGCGTCAACGCAAGACCGTACTTTCGACATTGACGCTCCATGTCTTTCCACACATAGGCGCCTTTCTCCTTCTGCAGGACGAACGGTGAATTATCGAAGCCGAGCGCGCGAAAAATCGGGCCCAGCAAAAACGGACGCCAGGCAATCCGCACGCGTTGGGCGCCGGCCAGTGCCTCGATGCGCATTACGCTCAGGTAACTGTAGTTGCTGCCGAAATCGAACCAGAGTTCGAGTTCCGGTGCATCGTCTTGTGTGTTCGATGCGGCTGTCATCATGTTCGCTTCTCCAATTCGTGCCGTTGGCAATGGCGGGGCGCGTGCGTGAGTGCTGCCTGCCGTTCATCGCCAGGCGTCACGTGCTTTCGGGAAAAGACGCGATATACTGTATATACATACAGTACTTTCTTGTCTGAACAATGCGTCTGCCACCTTTCGATCCTCCGACGCTCGTCGAACTGCGCGCCTGGTGGCGCATGCGCGACGAAAAGGCCGTCCAGCGGCTCATTCTCGAGATCCAGCGGCAACGGCTTACGCTGCTGGAATTGCGCATACTGATCGACGCCGGCGTGCAGCAGGCGCGCGCGGCGGACCGTGCGCTCGTCGAGCGGGGCGAACCGTTAATGACGCTGCGCATACGGATTGCACAGGAGGTGCTGCGTGTCGGCGATATTGACGACACCCGGCAAATGAGCCGCGCCGAGCAGGAGCGGCTCGCCGTACGCACGCATGAGCAAATGGACTATGCGCGCGAGGGGCGGCTCAGGCGGCAACGTCGGAATATTTAGGGTGGCGTGGCCAGGACGCGGCAGCAGCAGCAGCGATTGCAAATCCGCCGAAGCGGCAAATGTATTCGACGTGTGGGTCGCGTCCATCACGCGTTCAAGGCCTCGACGCGCGAAAATATCAACGCGTTTGCGCGGCCACACGCAGGCCGAGCGAGATGAACAGCACGCCGATGATCTTGTTT includes:
- a CDS encoding 2-hydroxychromene-2-carboxylate isomerase — its product is MMTAASNTQDDAPELELWFDFGSNYSYLSVMRIEALAGAQRVRIAWRPFLLGPIFRALGFDNSPFVLQKEKGAYVWKDMERQCRKYGLALTRPTTFPRAALLATRVAVVGTDRPWIGAYCRAIMQMNFVHDRDIGSLDVVSEVLEELALPAGQIIADAQSEANKLHLRKQTDEAAARGVFGAPTFFVGDEMFWGNDRLEDALDYCKSKVAGG